From one Meles meles chromosome 18, mMelMel3.1 paternal haplotype, whole genome shotgun sequence genomic stretch:
- the LOC123929848 gene encoding 60S ribosomal protein L31-like: protein MAPARKGGEKKQGRSAINEVVTREYTINTHKRIHGVGCKKRAPRALKEIRKFAVKEMGTPDVRIDTRLNKAVWAKGIRNVPYRIRVRLSRKRNEDEDSPNKL from the coding sequence ATGGCTCCCGCGAGGAAGGGTGGCGAGAAGAAGCAGGGCCGTTCTGCCATCAACGAGGTAGTGACCAGAGAATACACCATCAACACTCACAAGCGCATCCATGGGGTGGGTTGCAAGAAGCGTGCCCCTCGGGCACTCAAAGAGATCCGGAAATTTGCCGTGAAGGAGATGGGAACTCCAGATGTGCGCATTGACACAAGGCTCAACAAAGCTGTGTGGGCCAAAGGAATAAGGAACGTTCCATACCGCATCCGTGTGCGGTTGTCCAGAAAACGTAACGAGGATGAAGATTCCCCAAACAAGCTCTGA